One part of the Deltaproteobacteria bacterium genome encodes these proteins:
- a CDS encoding transposase: MLRQFGLKGTQWARAQCDTIRLKLLKIGAQIRISVRRFTISLSSSYPYQSSFLQVCQNLGRAGP, from the coding sequence TTGCTGAGGCAGTTTGGACTGAAAGGGACTCAATGGGCTCGAGCCCAGTGCGATACGATTCGATTAAAACTCTTGAAAATCGGAGCGCAGATCCGGATTTCGGTCCGACGTTTTACCATCTCCCTGTCCAGTTCCTACCCTTATCAAAGTTCGTTTCTTCAGGTTTGCCAAAATCTGGGTAGAGCCGGACCTTGA